In Silene latifolia isolate original U9 population chromosome X, ASM4854445v1, whole genome shotgun sequence, the following proteins share a genomic window:
- the LOC141618726 gene encoding protein FAR-RED IMPAIRED RESPONSE 1-like has translation MKKLREKVSYQLFQDEDFKRRLNRCVWNNYLEPEEFKEQWGQIMIDYNLVKHEWFSDLYDFREQWIPAYFKDVFMSGLMRGTSRSESENSFFYKFLSSQMTLVEFWMCFESAMEAQRHKQSKLNSDNKHSQIPLKIKLNLEIHAFKIYTHTIFKDFQTELVAELFQCSLKDMENIDDTKVFILTDSELPNKTWNIAYLPDNNDVTCSCSMFQRLGLLCRHCLWLRHNKNS, from the coding sequence ATGAAGAAGTTAAGGGAAAAAGTCAGTTATCAACTATTCCAAGATGAGGATTTTAAGAGGAGACTTAAtaggtgtgtttggaacaacTATCTAGAGCCTGAGGAATTCAAAGAACAGTGGGGCCAAATAATGATTGATTACAACCTTGTGAAACACGAGTGGTTTTCAGATTTGTACGATTTTAGGGAACAGTGGATCCCTGCCTatttcaaagacgttttcatgTCTGGGTTGATGAGGGGTACCTCAAGATCTGAAAGTGAAAACAGTTTCTTCTATAAGTTCCTCTCAAGTCAGATGACACTCGTTGAGTTTTGGATGTGCTTTGAGAGTGCGATGGAAGCACAAAGACACAAGCAATCCAAGTTGAACAGTGACAACAAACACTCTCAAATTCCACTGAAAATAAAGTTAAACCTCGAAATTCATGCTTTTAAAATATACACACATACCATTTTTAAAGACTTTCAAACAGAATTAGTTGCAGAGCTGTTTCAGTGCAGCTTGAAAGACATGGAAAATATTGATGACACGAAAGTTTTTATCTTAACAGACTCAGAGTTGCCGAACAAGACATGGAACATAGCGTATTTGCCGGATAACAACGATGTTACTTGTTCCTGCTCTATGTTTCAGAGACTGGGCTTGTTATGCAGGCACTGCCTTTGGCTTCGACACAACAAAAATTCTTAG